In one Pseudomonas purpurea genomic region, the following are encoded:
- a CDS encoding YqcC family protein: protein MDTRFPKIAEQLLLIERELRIQGWWDEVAPSAEALSSVEPFSVDTLDFEQWLQWIFLPRMKLILENDLPLPSASGIQEMAEMVFAARNVQGKDRQLQVLLKEFDQLIVASR from the coding sequence ATGGATACCCGTTTCCCAAAGATTGCCGAGCAGTTGCTGCTGATCGAGCGTGAGCTGCGGATTCAGGGCTGGTGGGATGAAGTCGCTCCGAGTGCTGAAGCGCTGTCCAGTGTCGAGCCGTTTTCGGTCGACACCCTGGACTTCGAACAGTGGCTGCAATGGATCTTCCTGCCCCGCATGAAGCTCATCCTTGAGAATGACCTGCCACTGCCCAGCGCCTCGGGCATTCAGGAAATGGCCGAGATGGTCTTTGCTGCCCGCAATGTTCAGGGCAAGGACCGGCAGTTGCAGGTCCTGCTCAAAGAGTTCGATCAACTGATCGTCGCCTCCCGCTGA
- a CDS encoding tetratricopeptide repeat protein, with product MNKWLIPAVSVLALLSGCSSVQRGSIPVVDSGTAVSNSERVSSNGGFRQTTVKRPAQAKTQAIPQGDTGVVVMIPGGGAATSAPISSQPFTPGPSSSGPITPGPIDTSPIQSAPINQGNYSMPSTPSGIPSASAGGLSADEQLDGPVLALLTTAQQQQAGGDLNGASSSLERAQRVAPREPQVLYRLAQVRMAQGDAAQAEQFARRGLTFANGRPDLQASLWGLIAQAREKQGDAAGAALARQKAKVSL from the coding sequence GTGAACAAGTGGTTGATTCCAGCGGTTTCCGTTCTGGCTTTGCTCAGCGGTTGCTCCAGTGTGCAACGGGGCTCTATCCCGGTCGTCGACTCCGGCACCGCGGTGTCCAACAGCGAGCGGGTATCCAGCAACGGCGGCTTCCGTCAGACCACCGTCAAGCGTCCGGCGCAGGCCAAGACCCAGGCCATCCCGCAAGGTGATACCGGCGTGGTGGTGATGATTCCGGGCGGTGGCGCAGCGACGTCGGCACCGATCAGCAGCCAGCCGTTTACCCCTGGCCCAAGCAGTTCGGGTCCGATCACACCAGGTCCGATCGACACCTCGCCGATCCAGTCGGCGCCGATCAATCAGGGCAACTACAGCATGCCGTCGACGCCGAGCGGGATTCCTTCTGCCAGCGCGGGTGGCCTGTCTGCCGACGAACAGTTGGACGGCCCGGTCCTCGCACTGCTGACCACCGCGCAGCAGCAACAGGCCGGTGGCGACCTGAACGGCGCGTCGTCCAGCCTGGAGCGCGCCCAGCGCGTGGCGCCACGTGAGCCGCAAGTGCTCTATCGTCTGGCTCAGGTGCGCATGGCCCAAGGGGATGCAGCGCAAGCGGAACAGTTTGCTCGTCGCGGTCTGACATTCGCCAACGGTCGTCCGGATCTTCAGGCCAGCCTGTGGGGCTTGATCGCTCAGGCGCGTGAGAAACAGGGTGATGCGGCAGGCGCGGCACTGGCCCGTCAAAAGGCCAAGGTTTCGCTGTGA
- the ilvC gene encoding ketol-acid reductoisomerase, whose translation MKVFYDKDCDLSIIQGKKVAIIGYGSQGHAQACNLKDSGVDVTVGLRKGSATVAKAEAHGLKVTDVASAVAAADLVMILTPDEFQSSLYKNEIEPNIKKGATLAFSHGFAIHYNQVVPRADLDVIMIAPKAPGHTVRSEFVKGGGIPDLIAIYQDASGNAKNVALSYAAGVGGGRTGIIETTFKDETETDLFGEQAVLCGGTVELVKAGFETLVEAGYAPEMAYFECLHELKLIVDLMYEGGIANMNYSISNNAEYGEYVTGPEVINAESRQAMRNALKRIQDGEYAKMFISEGATGYPSMTAKRRNNAAHGIEVIGEKLRSMMPWIGANKIVDKAKN comes from the coding sequence ATGAAAGTTTTCTACGATAAAGACTGCGACCTGTCGATCATCCAGGGCAAGAAAGTTGCCATCATCGGTTACGGTTCCCAGGGTCACGCCCAAGCGTGCAACCTGAAAGACTCCGGCGTTGACGTTACCGTTGGCCTGCGTAAAGGCTCGGCCACTGTTGCCAAGGCTGAAGCCCATGGCCTGAAAGTGACTGACGTGGCTTCCGCTGTTGCGGCTGCCGACCTGGTCATGATCCTGACCCCGGACGAGTTCCAGTCTTCCCTGTACAAGAACGAAATCGAGCCGAACATCAAGAAAGGCGCCACCCTGGCCTTCTCCCACGGTTTCGCGATCCACTACAACCAGGTTGTGCCACGCGCCGACCTCGACGTGATCATGATCGCGCCGAAGGCTCCGGGCCACACCGTGCGTTCCGAGTTCGTGAAGGGCGGCGGTATTCCTGACCTGATCGCGATCTATCAGGATGCTTCGGGCAACGCCAAAAACGTAGCACTGTCCTACGCAGCGGGTGTTGGTGGCGGTCGTACCGGCATCATCGAAACCACCTTCAAAGACGAGACCGAAACCGACCTGTTCGGCGAGCAAGCCGTTCTGTGCGGCGGTACCGTTGAACTGGTGAAAGCCGGTTTCGAAACCCTGGTTGAAGCGGGCTACGCGCCAGAAATGGCCTACTTCGAATGCCTGCACGAACTGAAGCTGATCGTTGACCTCATGTACGAAGGCGGTATCGCCAACATGAACTACTCGATCTCCAACAACGCCGAGTACGGCGAATACGTGACCGGCCCGGAAGTGATCAACGCCGAATCCCGTCAGGCCATGCGCAACGCCCTGAAACGTATTCAGGACGGCGAATACGCCAAGATGTTCATCAGCGAAGGCGCTACCGGCTACCCTTCGATGACCGCCAAGCGTCGTAACAACGCCGCTCACGGTATCGAAGTCATCGGGGAGAAACTGCGCTCCATGATGCCGTGGATCGGTGCCAACAAGATCGTCGACAAAGCCAAGAACTAA
- the pssA gene encoding CDP-diacylglycerol--serine O-phosphatidyltransferase: MSERPEEPNKASDAESLLPIDEHVEEGHDAEGRKVRHRGIYLLPNLFTTANLFAGFYSIINSMSAQSALSAGDAASASKYFAFAAIAIFVAMVLDGLDGRVARMTNTQSAFGAEYDSLSDMVAFGVAPALLAFGWALGDMGKVGWMVAFIYVAGAALRLARFNTQVGTADKRYFIGLASPAAAGVVAGIVWAFSDYGIQGSKMSFLVALMVAAAGMLMVSNIKYNSFKELDLKGRVPFVAILAVVLVFAVVFSDPPRILLLVFLAYAASGPVQYLLRLRRHKNAE; encoded by the coding sequence ATGAGCGAACGTCCCGAAGAGCCAAACAAGGCCTCTGACGCCGAAAGCCTGCTACCCATCGATGAGCATGTCGAAGAAGGGCATGACGCTGAAGGCCGTAAAGTCCGGCATCGTGGTATCTATCTTCTGCCGAATCTGTTCACCACTGCGAACCTGTTCGCAGGGTTTTATTCCATCATCAACTCCATGAGTGCACAGAGCGCCCTGAGTGCAGGTGATGCGGCCAGCGCGAGCAAGTATTTTGCCTTTGCGGCAATCGCCATTTTCGTGGCCATGGTGCTTGACGGCCTCGATGGTCGAGTGGCCCGCATGACCAACACCCAAAGTGCATTTGGTGCCGAGTACGACTCGCTGTCGGACATGGTTGCCTTCGGTGTTGCGCCGGCGCTTCTGGCCTTCGGCTGGGCGCTGGGCGATATGGGCAAGGTGGGCTGGATGGTGGCCTTCATCTATGTGGCGGGCGCGGCATTGCGTCTGGCGCGCTTCAACACCCAGGTCGGAACGGCAGACAAACGTTACTTCATCGGTCTCGCCAGCCCGGCCGCTGCCGGTGTAGTGGCGGGCATTGTCTGGGCGTTCAGCGATTATGGTATTCAGGGCTCCAAGATGTCTTTCCTGGTTGCGCTGATGGTTGCCGCTGCCGGCATGCTGATGGTCAGTAATATCAAGTACAACAGCTTCAAGGAGCTGGACCTTAAAGGTCGTGTGCCTTTTGTGGCGATTCTGGCAGTGGTCCTGGTGTTTGCCGTGGTGTTCAGTGATCCGCCGCGCATCCTGTTGCTGGTTTTTCTCGCTTATGCAGCTTCTGGCCCGGTGCAATACTTGTTGCGTCTTCGTCGGCACAAAAACGCCGAGTGA
- a CDS encoding DUF4124 domain-containing protein, with protein MRMYFLTASLLIGLSPWCMAGQVYKWVDGQGVTHFDAQPPQGQPATTVVTPAPPVGKPSAPTHSNVVGDQQAIDKTVRTQVAEQQAQLKVFCEQARTNLAQLQNNPRLREEVDGEMRRLTEQTRQERITEAQKQIAENCQ; from the coding sequence ATGCGAATGTACTTCTTGACGGCCAGCCTGTTGATTGGACTGAGTCCGTGGTGCATGGCCGGCCAGGTCTATAAGTGGGTCGATGGTCAGGGCGTGACCCATTTCGATGCACAACCACCACAAGGACAACCAGCGACCACCGTGGTGACGCCCGCCCCGCCCGTCGGCAAGCCGAGCGCGCCGACGCACAGCAACGTTGTTGGCGATCAACAGGCCATCGATAAGACAGTGAGAACGCAGGTCGCCGAGCAGCAAGCGCAGCTCAAGGTGTTCTGTGAACAGGCTCGAACGAACCTTGCTCAACTCCAGAACAACCCGCGACTAAGGGAAGAGGTCGACGGTGAAATGCGCCGCCTGACCGAACAGACTCGTCAGGAGCGCATCACCGAAGCACAGAAGCAGATTGCCGAGAACTGCCAGTAA
- the msrP gene encoding protein-methionine-sulfoxide reductase catalytic subunit MsrP, translating to MLFKFPKSSDCQESDVTPESFYLSRRSVLGGAIAGMAVSSLPRWASAADTARYADVEPGRAPSWFAEKLPTTQWGAVTVKDEAITPFKDATHYNNFYEFGTDKGDPAQSAGALKTEPWSVVVDGEVGKPGRYALEDFMKSYQLEERIYRLRCVEAWSMVIPWIGFPLSALLSQVEPTSRAKYIRFETLQDPKSMPGQRSGFALIDWPYIEGLRLDEAMNPLSILAVGMYGRELPNQNGAPLRLVVPWKYGFKSVKSIVRISLVSEQPKTTWQSIASDEYGFYANVNPTVDHPRWTQARERRLPSGLFSPNVRETRMFNGYSDEVASLYSDLDLRKNY from the coding sequence ATGTTATTCAAGTTCCCCAAGTCGTCCGACTGCCAAGAGTCGGACGTCACGCCCGAATCTTTTTACCTTTCTCGACGCAGTGTGCTCGGTGGCGCTATCGCGGGTATGGCCGTCAGTAGTTTGCCGCGTTGGGCCAGTGCTGCGGATACCGCTCGCTATGCGGATGTCGAGCCGGGCAGGGCGCCTTCCTGGTTTGCCGAAAAGCTTCCCACCACCCAGTGGGGGGCGGTCACTGTCAAGGATGAGGCGATCACGCCGTTCAAGGACGCCACTCACTACAACAACTTCTATGAGTTCGGTACCGACAAAGGTGATCCTGCGCAGAGTGCGGGCGCGCTAAAGACCGAGCCATGGTCGGTGGTTGTCGATGGTGAGGTGGGTAAGCCGGGGCGCTATGCGCTGGAAGACTTCATGAAGTCTTATCAGTTGGAGGAGCGCATCTATCGCCTGCGCTGTGTAGAGGCTTGGTCGATGGTGATTCCGTGGATCGGCTTCCCTCTCTCGGCGTTGCTCAGTCAGGTTGAGCCAACTTCCAGGGCGAAGTACATCCGGTTTGAAACCTTGCAGGACCCCAAGAGTATGCCCGGGCAGCGCTCCGGTTTCGCTCTGATCGACTGGCCTTATATAGAAGGGCTGCGTCTGGACGAAGCGATGAATCCATTGTCGATTCTTGCCGTCGGGATGTACGGGCGTGAGTTGCCCAATCAGAACGGCGCGCCGTTGCGTTTGGTGGTGCCGTGGAAGTACGGCTTCAAGAGCGTCAAATCCATTGTGCGTATCAGCCTGGTCAGCGAGCAACCAAAGACCACTTGGCAAAGCATTGCGTCCGATGAGTATGGTTTCTACGCCAATGTGAACCCGACGGTCGATCATCCTCGTTGGACCCAGGCGCGTGAGCGTCGTCTTCCGAGCGGGTTGTTCAGTCCAAATGTGCGCGAGACCCGGATGTTCAATGGCTACTCGGACGAAGTCGCTTCTTTATATAGTGATCTCGATCTAAGGAAGAACTACTGA
- the ilvN gene encoding acetolactate synthase small subunit, producing the protein MRHIISLLLENEPGALSRVVGLFSQRNYNIESLTVAPTEDPTLSRLTLTTVGHDEIIEQITKNLNKLIEVVKLVDLSESAHIERELMLVKIKATGAQRAEIKRTTDIYRGQIVDVSASVYTVQLTGTSDKLDSFIQSIGTASILETVRSGVTGIARGDKVLSI; encoded by the coding sequence ATGCGGCACATTATTTCCTTGCTTCTGGAAAACGAACCGGGCGCTTTGTCTCGTGTAGTGGGGTTGTTCTCGCAGCGTAACTACAACATCGAAAGCCTGACCGTGGCGCCAACCGAAGACCCGACCCTGTCGCGTCTGACGCTGACCACCGTGGGGCACGATGAAATCATCGAGCAGATCACCAAGAACCTGAACAAGCTGATCGAAGTGGTCAAACTGGTCGACCTGTCGGAAAGCGCTCACATCGAGCGCGAACTGATGCTGGTCAAGATCAAGGCCACCGGCGCCCAGCGCGCCGAGATCAAACGCACGACCGATATTTACCGTGGGCAGATCGTCGATGTCAGCGCCAGCGTGTATACCGTTCAACTGACCGGTACCAGCGACAAGCTCGACAGCTTCATTCAGTCCATCGGCACTGCCTCGATTCTTGAAACCGTGCGCAGTGGTGTCACCGGGATTGCCCGTGGCGACAAAGTACTCAGCATCTAA
- a CDS encoding acetolactate synthase 3 large subunit encodes MELLSGGEMLVRFLRDEGVKYIYGYPGGALLHVYDALFKEPEVTHILVRHEQAATHMADGYARATGKAGVVLVTSGPGATNAITGIATAYMDSIPMVIISGQVPSTMVGTDAFQETDMIGISRPIVKHSFMIKHASEIPEVMKKAFYLAQSGRPGPVVVDIPKDMTNPAEKFEYVFPKKAKLRSYSPALRGHSGQIRKAAEMLLAAKRPVMYAGGGVILGGGSAPLTELAKMLNLPVTNTLMGLGAFPGTDRQFIGMLGMHGSYTANLAMHHADVILAVGARFDDRVINGPAKFCPNAKIIHIDIDPASISKTIKADVPIVGPVESVLTEMVAILKEIGETPNKESVASWWKQVDEWRGDRGLFPYDKGDGSVIKPQTVIETLCEVTKGDAFVTSDVGQHQMFAAQYYTFNKPNRWINSGGLGTMGFGFPAAMGVKLSFPDADVACVTGEGSIQMNIQELSTCLQYGLPVKIVILNNGVLGMVRQWQDMSYGSRHSHSYMESLPDFVKLAEAYGHVGVRITDSKDLKSKMEEAFAMKDRLVVIDISVDTSEHVYPMQIKDGSMRDMWLSKTERT; translated from the coding sequence GTGGAGCTTTTATCTGGCGGTGAGATGCTCGTCCGCTTTTTGCGTGACGAAGGCGTCAAATATATCTACGGGTACCCCGGTGGTGCTCTTCTTCATGTCTACGATGCCCTGTTCAAAGAACCGGAAGTGACCCATATCCTGGTTCGCCACGAGCAGGCTGCGACCCATATGGCTGATGGCTATGCCCGTGCCACCGGCAAGGCCGGCGTGGTATTGGTGACCTCAGGCCCGGGCGCAACCAACGCCATTACCGGTATTGCCACGGCCTACATGGACTCCATTCCGATGGTGATCATTTCCGGCCAGGTGCCTAGCACCATGGTAGGCACCGATGCGTTCCAGGAAACCGACATGATCGGTATCTCCCGGCCAATCGTGAAGCACAGCTTCATGATCAAGCACGCGTCGGAAATCCCGGAAGTCATGAAAAAGGCGTTCTACCTGGCGCAATCCGGTCGTCCTGGTCCGGTCGTTGTCGATATCCCGAAAGACATGACCAACCCGGCCGAGAAGTTCGAATACGTCTTCCCGAAAAAAGCCAAGCTGCGCTCCTACAGCCCGGCCCTTCGCGGTCACTCCGGACAAATCCGCAAGGCAGCCGAAATGCTCCTGGCGGCCAAGCGTCCGGTGATGTACGCAGGCGGCGGCGTGATCCTGGGTGGTGGCTCCGCGCCGCTGACCGAACTGGCAAAAATGCTCAACCTGCCGGTTACCAACACTTTGATGGGGCTGGGCGCCTTCCCGGGCACCGACCGCCAGTTCATCGGCATGCTCGGCATGCACGGCAGCTACACCGCCAACCTGGCCATGCACCATGCCGACGTGATTCTTGCCGTCGGTGCGCGTTTCGATGATCGCGTGATCAATGGCCCGGCCAAATTCTGTCCGAATGCCAAGATCATCCATATCGACATCGACCCGGCATCGATCTCCAAGACCATCAAGGCGGACGTACCCATCGTCGGCCCGGTCGAGAGCGTCCTGACCGAAATGGTCGCGATCCTCAAGGAAATCGGCGAGACCCCGAACAAGGAGTCCGTTGCCAGTTGGTGGAAGCAAGTGGACGAGTGGCGCGGTGATCGCGGCCTGTTCCCTTATGACAAGGGCGACGGCAGCGTCATCAAGCCGCAGACCGTGATCGAAACCCTGTGCGAAGTGACCAAGGGCGACGCCTTTGTGACCTCCGACGTGGGCCAGCACCAAATGTTCGCGGCGCAGTACTACACGTTCAACAAGCCGAACCGCTGGATCAACTCCGGTGGCCTGGGCACCATGGGCTTCGGTTTTCCGGCGGCCATGGGCGTCAAGCTGAGCTTTCCGGATGCCGATGTCGCCTGCGTAACGGGCGAGGGCAGTATCCAGATGAACATCCAGGAACTGTCCACCTGCCTGCAGTACGGTTTGCCGGTCAAGATCGTCATCCTGAACAACGGTGTGCTGGGCATGGTTCGTCAGTGGCAAGACATGAGTTACGGCAGCCGTCACTCGCACTCCTACATGGAGTCGCTGCCTGACTTCGTCAAGTTGGCCGAGGCCTATGGTCACGTCGGCGTGCGCATCACCGACTCGAAAGATTTGAAGTCGAAGATGGAAGAGGCGTTCGCCATGAAGGATCGCCTGGTGGTGATTGATATTTCGGTCGACACCAGCGAGCACGTCTACCCGATGCAGATCAAAGACGGCTCCATGCGCGATATGTGGCTCAGCAAGACGGAGCGTACTTAA
- the msrQ gene encoding protein-methionine-sulfoxide reductase heme-binding subunit MsrQ, with amino-acid sequence MRYPAWRLGVFMIVAMWPVLWLFEAWSFALGPDPGKVLVDRLGQGTLILLLVTLCMTPLQKLTGWAGWIAVRRQLGLWCFAYVVLHLSAYLVFVLGLDWSQLGVELRKRPYIIVGSLGFLCLLVLAVTSNRYSQRRLGVRWKKLHRLVYVILGLGLLHMLWIVRADLKEWAIYAFIGVLLLVLRVPPVTRRIPRLIARKTPSATKA; translated from the coding sequence ATGCGCTATCCGGCTTGGCGTCTTGGTGTTTTTATGATAGTTGCGATGTGGCCGGTGCTCTGGCTGTTTGAGGCTTGGAGTTTTGCCTTGGGGCCAGATCCGGGAAAGGTGCTGGTTGACCGCTTGGGGCAAGGGACGCTGATTCTGTTGTTGGTTACCTTGTGCATGACTCCTTTGCAAAAGTTGACGGGTTGGGCGGGCTGGATTGCCGTACGACGGCAGCTGGGGTTGTGGTGCTTTGCCTATGTCGTCTTGCATCTGAGCGCTTATCTGGTTTTTGTCCTGGGGCTTGATTGGTCTCAGTTGGGTGTGGAGTTGCGTAAACGGCCATACATTATTGTGGGTAGCCTGGGTTTTCTGTGTTTGCTGGTGCTTGCCGTGACCTCCAATCGCTACAGTCAGCGACGTTTAGGTGTGCGCTGGAAGAAGTTGCATCGCCTGGTCTATGTGATTCTTGGGCTTGGGTTGCTGCATATGTTGTGGATCGTTCGAGCAGATCTGAAGGAATGGGCGATTTATGCCTTTATAGGTGTGCTGCTATTAGTGTTGCGAGTGCCACCTGTTACCCGTCGAATCCCGCGATTGATAGCTCGGAAAACCCCTTCTGCAACAAAAGCGTAA
- the mrcB gene encoding penicillin-binding protein 1B has protein sequence MTRTRSPRSAKKRPSGGLRPWLGWALKLSLVGLVVIAGFAVYLDAVVQEKFSGKRWTIPAKVYARPLELFTGQKLSKEDFLTELDALGYRREAVSNGPGAAAVNGNTVDLNTRGFQFYEGMEKPQPVRVRFSGDYVAELSATNGSKLSVVRLEPLMIGGIYPKNLEDRILIKIDQVPPYLLDTLVAVEDRDYYSHWGVSPKSIARAIWVNTSGGKMTQGGSTLTQQLVKNFYLTSERSLTRKLTEAMMAMLLELHYNKQDILEAYLNEVFVGQDGQRAVHGFGLASQFFFGQPLSELKLHQVALLVGMVKGPSYYNPRRNPERALERRNLVLDVLEQQGVATAEQVAAAKAMPLGVTTRGKLADSSFPGFIDLVKRQLRQDYRDEDLTEEGLRIFTSFDPILQMKAEASVNDTFKRLAGRKGSEDVEAAMVVTNPETGEVQAMIGSRQASFAGFNRALDAVRPIGSLIKPAVYLTALEKPSQYTLTSWLSDDSFSVKGADGQVWKPQNYDRRSHGTVFLYQGLAHSYNLSTARLGLEVGVPNVLKTLARLGVSREFPAFPSMLLGAGGLSPMEVATMYQTLANGGFNTPMRGIRSVLTAEGEPLKRYPFQIQQRFDPGSIYLIQSAMQRVMREGTGSSVYNVLPRTLALAGKTGTSNDSRDSWFAGFSQDLLAVVWLGRDDNGKTPFTGATGALQVWTSFMRKADPLPLDMPQPDNIVQAWIDSRTGQGSDANCPGAVQMPYIRGSEPPPGAACGGESPVTSESVMDWVKGWTN, from the coding sequence ATGACTCGTACCCGATCCCCCCGTTCCGCTAAAAAACGTCCCTCTGGTGGCCTGCGCCCCTGGTTAGGCTGGGCCTTGAAGCTCAGCTTGGTCGGCCTCGTGGTTATCGCCGGCTTCGCGGTTTACCTCGATGCCGTGGTCCAGGAGAAGTTCTCCGGCAAGCGCTGGACCATTCCGGCCAAGGTGTATGCACGCCCGCTGGAGCTGTTTACCGGCCAGAAACTGAGCAAAGAGGACTTCCTCACCGAACTCGACGCCTTGGGCTACCGGCGCGAAGCCGTGAGTAACGGCCCCGGTGCTGCGGCGGTCAACGGCAATACCGTCGACTTGAACACTCGCGGCTTCCAGTTCTATGAAGGCATGGAAAAGCCCCAGCCCGTGCGGGTTCGGTTCTCCGGCGACTACGTGGCCGAACTCTCGGCGACCAACGGTTCGAAGCTTTCTGTGGTGCGGCTTGAGCCGCTGATGATCGGCGGAATTTACCCGAAAAACCTTGAAGATCGCATCCTGATCAAAATCGATCAGGTCCCGCCATACCTGCTCGACACCCTCGTTGCTGTGGAAGATCGGGATTATTACAGCCACTGGGGCGTGTCTCCCAAGTCGATTGCCCGAGCTATTTGGGTGAACACGTCTGGCGGCAAGATGACCCAGGGCGGCAGTACGCTGACGCAACAATTGGTCAAGAATTTCTACCTGACCAGCGAACGCAGCCTGACCCGTAAACTCACCGAAGCCATGATGGCGATGCTGCTTGAGCTGCATTACAACAAGCAGGACATCCTTGAGGCTTACCTCAACGAAGTGTTCGTCGGTCAGGATGGTCAACGTGCGGTGCACGGCTTCGGCCTGGCCAGCCAGTTCTTCTTCGGCCAGCCATTGTCAGAACTGAAACTGCATCAAGTCGCGTTGCTGGTGGGTATGGTCAAGGGGCCGTCCTATTACAATCCGCGTCGCAACCCGGAGCGGGCGCTTGAGCGACGCAACCTGGTGCTCGATGTGCTTGAGCAACAAGGTGTTGCGACTGCCGAACAAGTTGCTGCAGCGAAGGCCATGCCGCTGGGCGTGACAACTCGCGGCAAACTGGCCGACAGCTCGTTCCCGGGCTTTATTGATCTGGTTAAACGTCAGTTGCGCCAGGACTACCGCGACGAAGACTTGACCGAGGAAGGTCTGCGGATCTTCACCAGTTTCGACCCGATTTTGCAGATGAAAGCCGAGGCCTCGGTCAACGACACCTTCAAGCGCCTTGCCGGGCGTAAAGGTTCTGAAGACGTTGAAGCGGCCATGGTCGTGACCAATCCGGAAACCGGTGAAGTCCAGGCAATGATTGGCAGCCGTCAGGCCAGTTTTGCCGGGTTCAACCGGGCGCTGGATGCGGTGCGTCCGATCGGTTCGTTGATCAAGCCGGCGGTGTACCTGACCGCGCTGGAAAAACCGAGCCAGTACACCCTGACCAGTTGGCTCTCCGATGATTCGTTCTCGGTGAAGGGCGCTGACGGTCAGGTCTGGAAACCCCAGAACTATGACCGCCGCTCCCACGGCACGGTCTTCCTGTATCAAGGGTTGGCGCATTCCTACAACCTGTCGACCGCACGCCTGGGTCTGGAAGTCGGCGTGCCGAACGTCCTGAAAACCCTTGCACGGCTGGGCGTCAGCCGCGAGTTTCCGGCGTTCCCGTCAATGCTGTTGGGGGCGGGCGGTTTGAGCCCGATGGAAGTGGCGACCATGTACCAGACCCTGGCCAACGGTGGTTTCAACACGCCGATGCGCGGGATCCGCAGCGTGCTGACGGCCGAAGGCGAGCCGCTCAAGCGCTATCCTTTCCAGATCCAGCAGCGTTTCGACCCGGGTTCGATCTACCTGATCCAGAGCGCCATGCAACGTGTGATGCGCGAAGGCACCGGCAGCTCGGTGTACAACGTGCTGCCAAGAACGCTGGCGCTGGCGGGCAAGACCGGTACCAGTAACGATTCGCGTGACAGCTGGTTCGCAGGTTTCAGCCAGGACCTGTTGGCAGTGGTCTGGCTCGGTCGCGATGACAACGGCAAAACACCGTTCACCGGTGCGACGGGCGCGTTGCAGGTCTGGACCAGTTTCATGCGCAAGGCCGACCCGCTGCCGCTGGACATGCCGCAGCCGGATAACATTGTTCAGGCCTGGATCGATTCACGCACCGGGCAAGGTTCCGACGCCAACTGCCCAGGCGCGGTGCAGATGCCGTATATTCGCGGCAGCGAACCGCCTCCCGGCGCCGCGTGCGGTGGCGAAAGCCCTGTCACCAGCGAGTCGGTGATGGATTGGGTCAAGGGCTGGACGAATTAA